A window of the Sphaerobacter thermophilus DSM 20745 genome harbors these coding sequences:
- the glmS gene encoding glutamine--fructose-6-phosphate transaminase (isomerizing) — translation MCGIFGYIGPQCDTGLMVLDALRRLEYRGYDSWGVGVAVNGHVQVTKRAGRIGDASVALPEASIGFGHTRWATHGGVSDENAHPHLDCTGRFAVIHNGIIENFRALRARLEGAGHVFRSETDTEVVSHLIEETVRDSTDPETVVSAVRTVFGMLRGLNAIIVLDTATQQLVAAKNVSPLVVGRNENASYIASDAVALVGHVDEVHYVEDDEVVALSASGVRVYDGQTGEPRPVVFIPLTLQPADTSLGGFDHYLIKEIHEQPRVLRAIAENYAEPVRRLAAMIRESYGSFLIGCGTASYAALSGAYLFSRIARRHVNFAVGSEFKYQEHFLTERSLVIALSQSGETADIIEAVMAAKRAGARVAALVNVPGSTLDRLADFSIHLGAGPEQSVLSTKAYTAKVAILMLTAHVLNGSEHVGREHLWRAVDGVEQALAPASERRVQEIADRIADQEHCFVIGRGLSYPTALEAALKIKEVSYIHAEGFAGGELKHGVIALVEDGTPCIVFSPLDETRDDILSGAMEMRSRGGFIIGVSPEAEEVFDVHVPVAEVGDASPLVGVIPAQLLGYYLAVRRGLDPDKPRNLAKSVTVK, via the coding sequence ATGTGCGGAATCTTCGGTTACATCGGCCCGCAGTGTGACACCGGGCTGATGGTCCTCGACGCGCTGCGGCGCCTGGAGTATCGCGGTTACGACTCGTGGGGGGTCGGCGTCGCAGTCAACGGCCATGTTCAGGTAACCAAGCGGGCCGGGCGAATCGGCGACGCGTCTGTCGCGCTCCCGGAGGCCAGCATCGGCTTCGGCCATACCCGCTGGGCAACGCACGGTGGCGTTAGCGACGAGAACGCCCATCCCCACCTCGACTGCACCGGCCGCTTCGCGGTCATCCACAACGGCATCATCGAGAACTTCCGTGCGCTGCGGGCGCGCCTCGAAGGCGCCGGCCACGTCTTCCGCAGTGAGACAGACACCGAGGTCGTCTCCCACCTGATCGAGGAAACGGTCCGCGACTCGACAGACCCCGAAACCGTCGTGAGCGCCGTGCGGACGGTCTTCGGCATGCTGCGGGGCTTGAACGCCATCATCGTCCTCGACACCGCCACGCAGCAACTCGTCGCCGCCAAGAACGTCTCCCCCCTCGTCGTTGGGCGCAACGAGAACGCGTCGTACATCGCGTCCGATGCCGTCGCGCTCGTCGGTCACGTCGATGAGGTACATTATGTCGAGGACGACGAGGTCGTGGCCCTCAGCGCCAGCGGCGTACGAGTCTACGATGGCCAGACAGGCGAACCGCGCCCGGTGGTGTTCATTCCGTTGACGCTTCAGCCGGCGGACACCTCGCTCGGGGGCTTCGACCACTACCTGATCAAGGAGATCCACGAGCAGCCGCGCGTGCTCCGCGCGATCGCGGAGAACTACGCCGAGCCGGTTCGCCGCCTGGCTGCGATGATCCGTGAATCCTACGGGAGCTTCCTTATCGGCTGCGGCACTGCCAGCTACGCGGCTTTGAGCGGTGCCTACCTCTTCTCGCGGATCGCCCGCCGCCACGTCAACTTCGCGGTCGGATCCGAATTCAAGTACCAGGAGCACTTCCTGACAGAACGCAGCCTCGTCATCGCGCTGTCCCAGAGCGGCGAGACGGCCGACATCATCGAGGCCGTCATGGCCGCCAAGCGCGCGGGGGCGCGGGTCGCGGCGTTGGTGAACGTCCCTGGCTCCACGCTTGACCGGCTGGCGGACTTCAGCATCCACCTGGGCGCCGGACCGGAGCAGTCCGTTCTCTCGACCAAGGCGTACACCGCCAAGGTCGCGATCCTGATGCTGACGGCGCATGTCCTGAACGGCAGCGAGCACGTCGGGCGGGAACACCTCTGGCGCGCGGTCGACGGGGTCGAGCAGGCGCTAGCCCCGGCAAGCGAGCGGCGCGTGCAGGAGATCGCCGATCGCATCGCCGATCAGGAACACTGCTTCGTCATCGGGCGCGGTCTCTCCTACCCCACCGCCCTGGAAGCTGCGCTGAAGATTAAGGAAGTGAGCTACATCCACGCCGAGGGCTTCGCCGGAGGCGAGCTGAAGCACGGGGTGATTGCCCTCGTGGAAGACGGCACCCCTTGCATCGTCTTCTCTCCGCTCGATGAGACGCGCGATGACATCCTCTCCGGCGCGATGGAGATGCGCAGCCGGGGCGGGTTCATCATCGGCGTCTCCCCGGAAGCCGAGGAAGTCTTCGACGTACACGTGCCGGTCGCCGAGGTCGGCGACGCGTCGCCGCTCGTGGGCGTCATTCCGGCGCAACTTCTGGGATACTACCTCGCGGTGCGCCGCGGCCTCGATCCGGACAAGCCGCGGAACCTGGCCAAGAGCGTCACCGTGAAGTAA
- a CDS encoding TatD family hydrolase, translating into MRLVDTHCHLDLEAFDEDRAQVLARARASGVERILVVGFAPERWESALRLAQSEPDVAVAVGLHPTEAARYNDEVEAGIREAAMSPSVCAIGEIGLDYHWMTAPAEVQRRAFLRQIALAREMDLPFIVHQRDAAEDTLDALQEAGPPHRGVMHCFTGDLTYAERCLAMGMYLGIGGAVTFRKATDLHEVVRSVPLDRLVLETDAPYMTPSPHRGKRNEPSYLRFIVERVAELRDTSVEEVAEATTANAARLFNLDIDGRAA; encoded by the coding sequence ATGCGACTGGTAGACACACACTGCCACCTCGATCTGGAGGCGTTCGACGAGGACCGCGCGCAGGTCCTGGCGCGAGCGCGGGCATCCGGAGTCGAGCGCATCCTCGTGGTGGGCTTTGCGCCGGAGCGCTGGGAATCGGCGCTCCGGCTGGCACAGTCCGAGCCGGACGTGGCCGTCGCGGTCGGGCTTCACCCGACCGAGGCGGCCCGCTATAACGATGAGGTCGAGGCCGGCATCCGTGAGGCGGCGATGTCGCCGTCGGTCTGTGCCATCGGGGAGATCGGGCTGGACTACCACTGGATGACCGCCCCCGCTGAGGTTCAGCGCCGTGCATTCCTCCGGCAGATCGCGCTGGCTCGGGAGATGGACCTCCCCTTCATCGTCCATCAGCGGGACGCCGCCGAGGACACCCTGGACGCCCTGCAGGAGGCCGGCCCCCCGCATCGCGGGGTGATGCACTGCTTCACCGGCGACCTCACGTACGCCGAACGATGTCTCGCGATGGGGATGTACCTCGGCATCGGAGGCGCCGTCACCTTCCGCAAGGCAACCGACCTCCATGAGGTGGTCCGCTCCGTGCCCTTGGATCGCCTCGTCCTCGAAACCGATGCACCTTACATGACCCCCTCCCCGCACCGTGGAAAACGGAATGAGCCGTCCTACCTGCGCTTCATCGTGGAGCGCGTCGCGGAACTCCGCGACACGTCGGTGGAGGAGGTGGCGGAAGCGACCACGGCCAACGCTGCCCGGCTCTTCAACCTCGACATCGACGGGAGGGCGGCATGA
- the rdgB gene encoding RdgB/HAM1 family non-canonical purine NTP pyrophosphatase: MTHPGGAGRQEVTVVLASNNPGKVDELRRLLPEWVRILTASDAGVTLPEETGTTFAANALLKARAAVQQTGHIALADDSGLEVDALGGEPGVRSARYAGEPTDDAANNALLLERLRAVPSAERTARFRSAVAIVTPEGREHVAEGTVEGVILEQPRGSGGFGYDPLFQPAGSDRTMAELATDEKNRISHRGRAFRAAAAWLLPILEAARREGSDGEIARRHEEKTELS, translated from the coding sequence ATGACCCATCCAGGCGGAGCGGGCCGGCAGGAAGTCACCGTCGTGCTGGCGTCAAACAACCCCGGCAAGGTCGACGAGCTGCGCCGCTTGCTGCCGGAGTGGGTTCGCATCTTGACGGCGTCCGACGCGGGCGTCACGCTCCCCGAGGAGACCGGCACGACATTCGCCGCGAACGCCCTGCTCAAGGCACGCGCCGCCGTCCAGCAGACGGGACACATCGCGCTCGCTGACGACTCGGGCCTCGAGGTCGACGCCTTGGGCGGCGAGCCGGGCGTGCGCTCGGCCCGCTACGCGGGCGAGCCCACCGACGACGCCGCGAACAACGCACTGCTGCTGGAGCGCCTGCGCGCCGTCCCGAGCGCGGAGCGGACGGCGCGGTTCCGCTCGGCTGTCGCTATCGTCACACCCGAAGGGCGCGAGCACGTGGCCGAGGGCACAGTTGAAGGGGTCATCCTGGAACAGCCGCGAGGCAGCGGCGGATTCGGTTACGACCCACTCTTCCAGCCCGCCGGGTCCGACCGGACCATGGCCGAGCTGGCTACCGACGAGAAGAACCGCATCAGCCACCGTGGACGGGCCTTCCGCGCGGCGGCAGCCTGGCTCCTACCCATCCTGGAGGCCGCGCGCCGCGAGGGATCGGACGGCGAGATTGCCCGTCGGCACGAAGAGAAAACGGAGTTGTCATGA
- a CDS encoding Mur ligase middle domain-containing protein, with product MTDVERRQASGSYGLSERRTRALPLVGVAGTRGKSTTVWLLDAMLTAAGRSTGLWSSTGVYVRGVRQPGELGPWSRVLAAVGSGELDVALQELETPLVTSVGLPEGIYPLAGITTLCGNNEDCLLSPEFSSGALAQAIVARAVRPDGLLVLNADDLAVLEAANQTNATTVLFALHPDNPALRRHLDQGGCGVWVADGTVVVGDALDQRAVVRVEEARFTLDGALIFQVQNLLCSVALAVALDVPDAAIREAVRAFSPDPARLPGSCNIFYKRGATIVLDTSRQVWTLKSLIRGIRHQPHRRTIIVAGFFSHLPEEQIVEAGRLLGRLGGVVILHEETERPIVELLKNGIALNEIPPLVLAMPTEQQAFAHAFRMLSEGDLCLLITDDVQNAVDAVTSLDK from the coding sequence ATGACTGACGTGGAGCGACGGCAGGCAAGCGGATCCTACGGCCTGAGCGAGCGGCGCACGCGAGCGCTCCCGCTCGTCGGGGTAGCCGGAACCCGCGGCAAGTCGACCACGGTCTGGCTCCTCGATGCGATGCTCACCGCCGCCGGTCGCTCGACCGGCTTGTGGAGCAGCACCGGCGTCTACGTCCGTGGCGTCCGCCAGCCGGGCGAGCTCGGCCCCTGGTCCCGCGTCCTGGCCGCCGTCGGCAGTGGGGAACTCGACGTGGCACTCCAAGAGCTGGAAACCCCTCTCGTAACCAGCGTCGGGCTCCCCGAGGGCATCTACCCGCTTGCCGGCATCACCACGCTCTGCGGCAACAACGAGGACTGCCTGCTCAGCCCCGAGTTCAGCAGCGGCGCGCTGGCGCAGGCGATCGTCGCGCGCGCCGTCCGGCCTGACGGCTTACTCGTGCTGAACGCCGACGACCTGGCCGTGCTCGAGGCCGCCAACCAGACGAACGCCACCACCGTGCTCTTCGCACTGCACCCCGACAACCCGGCGCTGCGCCGGCACCTGGATCAGGGTGGGTGCGGCGTCTGGGTGGCCGACGGCACCGTCGTCGTCGGGGACGCGCTCGACCAGCGGGCTGTGGTGCGGGTCGAAGAAGCCCGCTTTACGCTCGACGGCGCCCTGATATTCCAGGTGCAGAACCTCCTGTGCAGCGTCGCGCTGGCGGTCGCACTCGACGTGCCCGACGCAGCGATCCGCGAGGCGGTGCGCGCCTTCAGTCCGGACCCGGCCCGCCTCCCCGGGAGCTGCAACATCTTCTACAAGCGCGGCGCCACGATCGTGCTCGACACCTCCCGCCAGGTCTGGACACTCAAGTCCCTCATCCGCGGCATCCGCCACCAGCCCCACCGGCGAACGATCATCGTGGCCGGCTTTTTCTCCCACCTCCCTGAGGAGCAGATCGTCGAGGCCGGACGCCTGCTCGGGCGCCTCGGCGGCGTGGTCATCCTGCACGAGGAGACGGAACGCCCGATCGTGGAGCTACTCAAGAACGGCATCGCCCTGAACGAGATCCCACCGCTGGTGCTCGCGATGCCGACCGAGCAGCAGGCCTTTGCCCACGCCTTCCGCATGCTCAGCGAGGGCGATCTCTGCCTGCTCATCACCGACGACGTCCAGAACGCCGTCGATGCGGTCACCAGCCTGGACAAGTGA
- a CDS encoding histidinol phosphate phosphatase domain-containing protein: MVFDFHTHTFWSDGELSPMEQARRAVQRGYRVLGLTDHVGVGGVPELIKALKADREIIERYWPITVVVGVELTHVPAEAIPEAARFALDAGAEIVVLHGETPVEPVPEGSNHAAIISGLVDVIGHPGHITEEDVREAAARDIFLEITSRRGHSLTNGHVARLAQRYGAKMIVNSDTHSPSDLLTSDFQRSVALGAGIEPSLLPDVLQTWPEELLQRVLARREG, encoded by the coding sequence GTGGTCTTTGATTTCCACACACACACCTTCTGGAGCGACGGGGAGTTGTCCCCGATGGAGCAGGCGCGGCGGGCCGTCCAGCGCGGCTACCGGGTCCTCGGGCTGACGGACCACGTCGGCGTCGGCGGCGTGCCGGAGTTGATCAAGGCACTGAAGGCAGACCGCGAGATCATCGAGCGCTACTGGCCGATCACTGTGGTCGTCGGGGTCGAGTTGACCCACGTGCCGGCGGAAGCCATCCCTGAGGCCGCGCGCTTCGCCCTCGATGCCGGTGCCGAGATCGTCGTGCTGCATGGTGAGACCCCGGTCGAGCCAGTGCCGGAGGGCTCAAACCACGCCGCGATCATCAGTGGCCTGGTAGACGTGATCGGCCACCCCGGTCACATCACCGAGGAGGACGTGCGTGAGGCCGCCGCCCGCGACATCTTCCTGGAAATCACATCCCGGCGCGGCCATTCCCTCACCAATGGCCACGTTGCCCGGCTCGCCCAGCGGTACGGCGCGAAGATGATTGTCAACAGCGACACGCACTCCCCATCCGACCTGCTGACCAGCGACTTCCAGCGCTCGGTCGCGCTGGGCGCCGGGATCGAGCCGAGCCTCCTGCCCGACGTGCTCCAGACATGGCCCGAGGAGTTGCTGCAGCGGGTCCTCGCCCGCCGGGAGGGTTGA